A section of the Candidatus Latescibacterota bacterium genome encodes:
- the rpsO gene encoding 30S ribosomal protein S15, with protein MALESDTKKGIIEKFRLHEADSGSAEVQIALLTERINQLTEHFKVHKKDHHSRRGLMKLVGRRRRLLDYLKQNKLDTYRELIKSLGLRR; from the coding sequence ATGGCACTCGAGTCCGACACCAAGAAGGGCATCATCGAGAAGTTCCGCTTGCACGAAGCCGACTCCGGCTCTGCGGAAGTTCAGATCGCCCTGCTCACGGAGCGAATCAACCAGCTCACCGAACACTTCAAGGTCCACAAGAAGGATCACCATTCGCGGCGAGGTCTCATGAAGCTCGTGGGACGCAGGCGTCGCCTTCTGGACTACCTGAAGCAGAACAAGCTGGATACCTACCGCGAGCTGATCAAGTCGCTGGGTCTGCGGCGCTAA